In a genomic window of Mycolicibacterium neoaurum VKM Ac-1815D:
- a CDS encoding GntR family transcriptional regulator, whose protein sequence is MGGLGDWIHLEADAGAPLFDQLRTQIIAGVRDGRLAPGTRLPTVRDLAGQLGLAVNTVARAYRELEAAGVLETRGRFGTFVARVDPADNAMAAAARAFAEVARAQGLSKDRALRYLDGLLD, encoded by the coding sequence GTGGGAGGTCTGGGGGACTGGATACACCTGGAAGCCGATGCGGGCGCGCCGCTGTTCGACCAGTTGCGCACCCAGATCATCGCCGGGGTGCGCGACGGCCGACTGGCCCCGGGTACCCGCTTGCCCACGGTGCGTGATCTGGCGGGACAGCTGGGCCTTGCGGTCAACACCGTGGCCCGCGCCTACCGCGAGCTGGAAGCGGCCGGCGTACTCGAAACCCGCGGCCGCTTCGGCACATTCGTCGCACGGGTGGATCCGGCCGATAATGCGATGGCGGCCGCGGCCCGTGCCTTCGCCGAGGTGGCCCGCGCCCAGGGCCTCAGCAAGGACCGTGCGCTGCGTTATCTGGACGGGCTGCTGGACTGA
- a CDS encoding PucR family transcriptional regulator, whose translation MNPPGPSPAVRELIRQCAQIVVNARPEWLDELDTTILAGSPAIAADPELAAAVSRSNRANLAYWATANIRDPGGPVPPNTGPEPLSIARELVRRGVNSLPMDAYRIGEGVAWRRLMDIAFELTSDPAELRELLQVCSRSISAFVEATLAGITAQIELERHELTHGTHAERRETVALLLEGAPIPRDRAEGRLGYALTGTHTAAVLWIAEADHNLTELDHAAEAIGRAAGARPLSVLPSSATRWVWVPGQVDVDDLTGSIGSVRVALGTAGEGVEGFRTSHFEAITTQQMVARLRSRQQVARFTDIELVALVTADPDRAARFVERVLGDFAHAPAEVHTAVGVFIAAQCNAARAATQLYTHRNTLLRRLARAEELLPAPLSACSVEVAVALDVLRWTGQSSSPSR comes from the coding sequence ATGAACCCGCCGGGACCATCACCCGCCGTGCGGGAACTGATCCGCCAGTGCGCGCAGATCGTGGTAAACGCGCGCCCCGAATGGCTCGACGAACTCGACACCACCATCCTTGCCGGCAGCCCCGCCATCGCCGCCGACCCCGAACTGGCTGCGGCGGTGAGCCGCAGCAACCGCGCCAATCTGGCCTACTGGGCGACCGCCAACATCCGGGATCCGGGTGGGCCCGTCCCGCCGAACACCGGTCCCGAACCGCTGAGCATCGCCCGCGAATTGGTGCGCCGCGGGGTCAACTCACTGCCGATGGACGCCTATCGGATCGGCGAGGGAGTGGCGTGGCGGCGCCTGATGGACATCGCCTTCGAGCTGACCTCCGATCCGGCCGAACTCCGCGAGCTGCTGCAGGTCTGCTCGCGTTCGATCAGCGCCTTCGTCGAGGCCACCCTGGCCGGTATCACTGCCCAGATCGAGCTGGAGCGTCACGAACTCACCCATGGCACCCACGCCGAGCGGCGGGAAACTGTTGCTCTGCTGCTGGAGGGCGCTCCCATCCCCCGCGACCGCGCCGAAGGACGCCTCGGCTACGCCTTGACCGGCACCCACACCGCGGCGGTGCTCTGGATTGCCGAGGCCGATCACAACCTCACCGAACTCGATCACGCGGCCGAGGCGATCGGCCGAGCGGCCGGGGCGCGGCCGCTGAGCGTGCTGCCCAGTAGCGCGACGCGATGGGTCTGGGTGCCCGGCCAGGTGGATGTCGATGATCTGACCGGCTCGATCGGCTCGGTCCGGGTGGCCTTGGGCACCGCAGGCGAGGGTGTCGAGGGTTTCCGCACCAGCCACTTCGAGGCCATCACCACCCAGCAGATGGTGGCGCGACTGCGTTCCCGACAGCAAGTTGCGCGGTTCACCGATATCGAACTGGTCGCCCTGGTGACCGCCGATCCCGACCGCGCGGCACGGTTCGTCGAACGCGTCCTCGGTGACTTCGCCCATGCGCCTGCCGAAGTGCACACCGCGGTGGGCGTGTTCATCGCGGCGCAGTGCAACGCGGCGCGCGCGGCCACCCAGCTGTACACCCATCGCAACACCCTGTTGCGCCGACTGGCCCGCGCCGAGGAACTGTTGCCCGCCCCGCTGTCGGCGTGCAGCGTGGAGGTGGCCGTCGCCCTGGACGTCCTGCGCTGGACGGGTCAGTCCAGCAGCCCGTCCAGATAA
- a CDS encoding CaiB/BaiF CoA transferase family protein: protein MAGPLQGLRVVELAGIGPGPHAAMILGDLGAEVVRVDRPSSKNSPGKDAMLRNRRSVTADLKSDEGRQFVLDLVAKADVLIEGFRPGVTERLGLGPQDCAKVNEKLVYARMTGWGQEGPRALQAGHDINYISLNGVLHAIGRKGERPVPPLNLAGDFGGGSLFLLLGILSALFERQTSGKGQTVDAAMIDGSSVLIQMMWAFRAQGMWSDERGTNMLDTGAPYYDTYETADGKYFSIGAIEPQFYAELLTGLGLDAAELPGQNDMSRWDELRSVFTATFKTKTRDEWAAVFAGTDACATPVLSFGEVLDEAHVTARSTFYETADGLQPMPAPRFSRTAPDVPSAPPVIGADNDTILKDWA from the coding sequence ATGGCAGGACCATTACAGGGTTTGCGAGTCGTCGAGCTGGCCGGTATCGGCCCAGGTCCGCACGCGGCGATGATTCTCGGCGATCTGGGCGCCGAGGTGGTCCGCGTGGACCGCCCCTCGTCGAAGAACAGTCCGGGCAAGGACGCCATGCTGCGCAACCGGCGTTCGGTCACCGCAGACCTGAAATCCGATGAGGGACGGCAATTCGTCCTCGATCTGGTCGCCAAGGCCGATGTGCTGATCGAGGGCTTCCGCCCCGGTGTCACCGAGCGCCTCGGTCTGGGTCCGCAGGACTGCGCCAAGGTCAACGAGAAGCTGGTCTACGCCCGGATGACGGGATGGGGCCAGGAGGGCCCGCGGGCACTGCAGGCCGGTCACGACATCAACTACATCTCGCTCAACGGTGTGCTGCACGCGATCGGCCGCAAGGGCGAGCGCCCGGTCCCGCCGCTGAACCTCGCCGGCGATTTCGGCGGCGGCTCGCTGTTCCTGCTGCTCGGCATCCTCTCGGCACTGTTCGAGCGCCAGACCTCGGGCAAGGGCCAGACCGTCGACGCCGCCATGATCGACGGCTCCTCGGTGCTGATCCAGATGATGTGGGCGTTCCGCGCGCAGGGCATGTGGAGCGACGAGCGCGGCACCAACATGCTCGACACCGGCGCTCCGTACTACGACACCTACGAGACCGCCGACGGCAAGTACTTCTCGATCGGTGCCATCGAACCGCAGTTCTATGCCGAACTGCTCACCGGTCTCGGCCTGGACGCCGCCGAGCTGCCGGGGCAGAACGACATGAGCCGCTGGGACGAGCTGCGCTCGGTGTTCACCGCAACGTTCAAGACCAAGACCCGCGACGAATGGGCCGCCGTCTTCGCCGGTACCGACGCCTGCGCGACCCCGGTGCTGAGCTTCGGCGAGGTCCTCGACGAGGCACACGTGACGGCTCGCTCCACCTTCTACGAAACCGCCGACGGGCTGCAGCCGATGCCGGCCCCCCGGTTCTCGCGCACGGCGCCGGATGTGCCGAGTGCGCCGCCGGTGATCGGTGCCGATAACGACACCATCCTCAAGGACTGGGCCTGA
- a CDS encoding class I SAM-dependent methyltransferase, translating into MTAAVDNPFFARLWLVTSGHEPESVRRLRVENLAGLRGRVLEVGAGTGTNFVHYPGAVSEVVALEPERKLAEVAREAAATAPVPVSVSTATIEEFEAGEPFDAVVCSLVLCSVDDPDGVLRQLFSMLKPGGELRYLEHVAGTGWRATLQRVADATIWPRLLGNCHTHRNTETAIADAGFTVAGSRREQSVPAWVPVPVSELAIGRAVRG; encoded by the coding sequence ATGACTGCCGCGGTCGACAATCCGTTCTTCGCCCGATTGTGGCTCGTGACCAGTGGACATGAACCGGAATCGGTGCGGCGGCTGCGCGTGGAGAACCTGGCCGGCCTGCGTGGCCGCGTGCTGGAGGTCGGCGCGGGAACCGGCACCAACTTCGTGCACTACCCGGGCGCGGTCAGCGAGGTCGTCGCGCTCGAACCGGAGCGGAAGCTGGCCGAGGTGGCCAGGGAGGCGGCCGCCACCGCGCCGGTTCCGGTATCGGTCAGCACCGCCACCATCGAGGAATTCGAGGCAGGCGAGCCGTTCGACGCCGTGGTCTGCTCGTTGGTGCTCTGCTCGGTCGATGACCCGGATGGTGTTCTGCGCCAGCTGTTCTCGATGCTGAAGCCCGGCGGTGAACTGCGTTATCTGGAACATGTCGCCGGCACCGGATGGCGTGCCACGCTGCAGCGGGTCGCCGATGCCACGATCTGGCCGCGACTGCTCGGTAACTGTCACACCCACCGCAACACCGAGACCGCGATCGCCGACGCCGGGTTCACGGTGGCCGGGTCGCGGCGCGAACAGAGCGTGCCGGCCTGGGTGCCGGTACCGGTGTCGGAGTTGGCGATCGGGCGCGCCGTGCGCGGATAG
- a CDS encoding TetR/AcrR family transcriptional regulator codes for MSAPRLRRRRAARGSGDQLRDEILDAATELLLETGHAKAVSIRAVAQRVGVTPPSIYLHFADKDALLDAVCARYYEKLDEEMQRVAADQTSTIEVLRAQGLAYVRFARQTPELYRIATMGEGNPNSDVDVTLASSAFLHMRASVEALIAEGIYPQGDSTAAALELWAAVHGVAALLIAKPYLPWGDAEEFADRVLSAVCCGRIVYGIVGADSTPEETIAKLGTLRT; via the coding sequence GTGTCCGCCCCACGACTGAGACGACGCCGCGCCGCACGCGGGTCCGGCGATCAGCTGCGCGACGAGATCCTCGACGCCGCCACCGAGTTGCTGTTGGAGACCGGGCACGCCAAAGCGGTGTCCATCCGCGCCGTCGCCCAGCGGGTCGGGGTCACCCCGCCGTCGATCTACCTGCATTTCGCCGACAAGGACGCCCTGCTGGACGCCGTCTGCGCCCGCTACTACGAGAAACTCGACGAGGAGATGCAGCGCGTAGCGGCCGACCAGACCTCGACCATCGAGGTGCTGCGGGCCCAGGGGCTGGCCTATGTGCGATTCGCCAGGCAGACCCCCGAGCTGTATCGCATCGCCACTATGGGCGAGGGCAATCCGAACAGTGATGTCGACGTGACACTGGCCAGCTCGGCGTTTCTGCACATGCGCGCCTCCGTCGAGGCATTGATTGCCGAAGGTATCTACCCGCAGGGGGATTCGACCGCCGCAGCACTGGAGCTGTGGGCGGCGGTGCACGGGGTCGCCGCCCTGCTGATCGCCAAGCCGTACCTGCCGTGGGGCGACGCCGAGGAGTTCGCCGACCGGGTCCTCAGCGCGGTCTGCTGCGGCCGGATCGTCTACGGCATCGTCGGCGCCGATTCGACGCCGGAAGAGACCATCGCCAAGCTCGGTACGCTGAGGACATGA
- a CDS encoding MMPL family transporter — MLNRVAQLSMAASRRVLALAGLLLAAAAIFGVPVASTLSAGGFGDPTSESSQAAALLADKFDQSDMQLLVTVASPQGALAPDATAAATEITDRLSRSPHVAQVTSAWTAPPGAAAELLSKDGTAGLIIAGITGGENDAQKYAAALSDDIDHDRPGVTVRTGGSAMVYAQINAQTERDLLRMESIAIPLSFLVLVWVFGGLVAAALPMLVGLFAIVGSMSVLRLITFATDVSIFALNLSIAMGLALAIDYTLLIISRYRDERAEGFSRDRALTRTMATAGRTVLFSATTVALSMAAMLLFPMYFLTSFAYAGVATVGFAALAAIVVTPAAIWLLGDRLDALNVFRRSATPKPVQTQFWYRWTHGVMRRALPLGLALVILLLMLGAPFLGVKWGFPDDRVLPASASAHQVGDQLRTDFADNSATAVTVVIPDSDGLGPADIEQYAGALSVVPDVAAVSSPTGTFVDGRKSGPPVAATGMADGSAFLTVASTAPLFSDASERQLDALHAVPGPGERPVQFTGTAQVNRDSVDAITDRLPWVLGLIAVITFGLLFLMTGSVVLPVKAIVLNVLSLTAAFGALVWIFQDGHLSALGTTPTGTLVANMPVLLFCIAFGLSMDYEVFLLARIRENWLALGAGGGAARVRNDEAVALGLARTGRVITAAALVMSISFAALIAAEVSFMRMFGLGLTLAVLVDATLVRMVLVPAFMHVLGGWNWWAPRPLVWLHQRIGISESGAPEPARTTSAPVADTG; from the coding sequence ATGTTGAACCGAGTCGCGCAGCTCTCGATGGCCGCATCACGCCGCGTGCTGGCCCTCGCGGGACTTCTGCTGGCCGCCGCCGCCATCTTCGGCGTCCCTGTCGCATCGACACTGTCCGCAGGCGGCTTCGGTGACCCGACGTCGGAATCGTCGCAGGCGGCCGCACTGCTCGCGGACAAGTTCGATCAGAGCGATATGCAGTTGCTCGTCACCGTCGCCTCACCGCAGGGCGCACTCGCCCCGGACGCCACCGCTGCCGCCACCGAGATCACCGACCGCCTGAGCCGGTCGCCACACGTCGCACAGGTGACCTCGGCGTGGACGGCTCCGCCGGGCGCCGCCGCCGAACTCCTCAGCAAGGACGGAACCGCGGGATTGATCATCGCGGGCATCACCGGCGGTGAGAACGACGCGCAAAAGTACGCTGCGGCGCTGTCCGACGATATCGACCACGACCGGCCCGGTGTCACCGTGCGTACCGGCGGCAGCGCGATGGTCTACGCGCAGATCAACGCCCAGACCGAACGTGATCTGCTGCGCATGGAGTCCATTGCCATCCCGCTCAGCTTCCTGGTGCTGGTGTGGGTGTTCGGCGGCCTGGTCGCCGCCGCGCTGCCCATGCTGGTCGGACTGTTCGCGATCGTCGGGTCGATGTCGGTACTGCGTCTCATCACCTTTGCCACCGACGTGTCCATCTTCGCGCTCAACCTGTCCATCGCGATGGGTCTGGCATTGGCCATCGACTACACGCTGCTGATCATCAGCCGGTACCGCGACGAACGCGCAGAAGGCTTTTCCCGCGACCGCGCGCTGACCCGCACCATGGCCACCGCCGGGCGCACCGTGCTGTTCTCGGCCACGACGGTCGCGTTGTCCATGGCCGCGATGCTGCTGTTCCCGATGTACTTCCTCACGTCCTTCGCCTACGCCGGGGTGGCCACCGTCGGTTTCGCCGCCCTCGCGGCCATCGTGGTGACGCCTGCCGCGATCTGGTTGCTCGGCGACCGGTTGGATGCCCTGAACGTCTTCCGCCGCAGCGCCACTCCCAAACCGGTCCAGACCCAGTTCTGGTACCGGTGGACGCACGGCGTGATGCGTCGCGCGCTGCCGCTCGGACTCGCGCTGGTGATCCTGCTGCTGATGCTCGGAGCGCCGTTCCTCGGGGTGAAATGGGGTTTCCCGGACGACCGGGTGTTACCGGCATCGGCATCGGCACATCAGGTCGGCGACCAGCTGCGCACCGACTTCGCCGACAACTCCGCAACCGCCGTCACCGTCGTGATCCCCGACTCCGACGGTCTCGGTCCCGCCGATATCGAGCAGTACGCCGGCGCGTTGTCCGTCGTGCCCGACGTGGCCGCCGTCTCGAGCCCGACGGGCACCTTCGTCGACGGCCGCAAATCCGGTCCACCGGTGGCGGCCACCGGCATGGCCGACGGCAGCGCCTTCCTGACCGTGGCCAGTACCGCGCCGCTGTTCTCCGACGCCTCCGAGCGGCAATTGGACGCGCTGCATGCCGTTCCCGGACCGGGGGAGCGTCCCGTACAGTTCACCGGCACCGCGCAGGTCAATCGTGACAGTGTCGACGCCATCACCGACCGGTTGCCATGGGTGCTCGGTCTGATCGCGGTGATCACCTTCGGGTTGCTGTTCCTGATGACGGGCAGTGTGGTGCTACCGGTCAAAGCGATTGTGCTGAACGTGCTTTCGTTGACGGCCGCATTCGGCGCCCTGGTCTGGATCTTCCAGGACGGCCATCTGTCGGCCCTCGGGACAACTCCGACGGGCACGCTGGTGGCGAATATGCCGGTGTTGCTGTTCTGTATCGCCTTCGGCTTGTCCATGGATTACGAGGTGTTCCTCCTTGCCCGCATCCGGGAGAACTGGCTGGCCCTTGGTGCCGGCGGCGGTGCTGCGCGGGTACGCAACGACGAGGCGGTGGCGCTCGGTCTGGCCCGCACCGGGCGGGTCATCACCGCGGCGGCACTGGTCATGTCTATCTCGTTCGCGGCGCTGATCGCCGCGGAGGTCTCGTTCATGCGGATGTTCGGGTTGGGGCTCACGTTGGCGGTACTGGTGGACGCGACCCTGGTGCGCATGGTGTTGGTGCCCGCCTTCATGCACGTCCTCGGTGGCTGGAACTGGTGGGCGCCGCGACCGCTGGTATGGCTGCATCAGCGGATCGGGATCAGCGAATCCGGCGCGCCCGAGCCTGCCCGGACGACGTCGGCGCCGGTGGCGGACACTGGATAA
- a CDS encoding NAD(P)H-dependent flavin oxidoreductase, whose product MSLVTKFTEAFGVEHPIAQGGMQWVGRAELVAAVANAGGLGFITALTQPTPADLANEIARTRDLTDKPFGVNLTILPSINPPPYDEYRQVIVDSGVKIVETAGSNPGPHLPMFHDNGIKVLHKCTSVRHAVKAQTLGVDGISIDGFECAGHPGEDDVPGLVLIPAAAKEIEIPMIASGGFADARGLVAALALGADGINMGTRFMCTVESCIHQNVKDAIVAGNERGTELIFRSLHNTARVASNAVSREVVQILADGGQFEDVKDLVAGVRGRKVFDDGDIDAGIWTVGTVMGLIDDIPTCAELISRIVDEAEDIITGRLGDMVKLDDPA is encoded by the coding sequence ATGTCTTTGGTTACCAAGTTCACCGAGGCTTTCGGTGTCGAACATCCGATCGCCCAGGGCGGTATGCAGTGGGTCGGTCGCGCGGAACTGGTTGCGGCCGTGGCCAACGCGGGCGGCCTGGGTTTCATCACCGCGCTGACCCAGCCGACTCCGGCCGATCTGGCCAATGAGATCGCCCGCACCCGGGACCTGACCGACAAGCCGTTCGGGGTGAACCTGACGATCCTGCCGTCGATCAACCCGCCGCCGTATGACGAGTACCGACAGGTGATCGTCGACTCCGGCGTCAAGATCGTCGAGACAGCGGGGTCCAATCCCGGTCCGCACCTGCCGATGTTCCATGACAACGGCATCAAGGTGCTGCACAAGTGCACCTCGGTGCGGCACGCGGTCAAGGCGCAGACCCTGGGTGTCGACGGCATCAGCATCGACGGTTTCGAATGTGCCGGCCACCCGGGTGAGGACGATGTACCGGGTCTGGTGCTGATTCCGGCCGCAGCCAAGGAGATCGAGATCCCGATGATCGCCTCGGGCGGATTCGCGGATGCGCGCGGCCTGGTGGCCGCCCTTGCGCTGGGCGCGGACGGAATCAACATGGGCACCCGCTTCATGTGCACGGTCGAGTCCTGCATCCACCAGAACGTCAAGGATGCGATCGTGGCCGGCAACGAGCGCGGCACCGAGTTGATCTTCCGCAGCCTGCACAACACCGCGCGGGTGGCGTCCAACGCGGTCTCACGCGAGGTGGTGCAGATCCTGGCCGATGGTGGTCAGTTCGAGGACGTCAAGGATCTGGTGGCCGGGGTGCGTGGCCGCAAGGTGTTCGACGACGGCGATATCGATGCCGGAATCTGGACGGTCGGCACCGTGATGGGTCTGATCGACGACATCCCGACCTGTGCGGAGCTCATCAGCCGCATCGTCGACGAGGCCGAGGACATCATCACCGGTCGGCTCGGCGATATGGTCAAGCTGGACGACCCCGCGTAG
- a CDS encoding enoyl-CoA hydratase codes for MTYRSIDQLPVQLADGVLSVTLNRPDTLNSLTEDMLNGIADTLEQAATDVDVRVVKLSGAGRGFSSGASIGADDVSETDTDGPRRALDGANRAVRAIVALPKPVVSVVQGPVAGVGVSLAIACDIVLASEKAFFMLAFTKIGLMPDGGASALVAAAVGRIRAQRMALLAERITAAQAYDWGLVTSVHAPEDLDDAVNTVIATLSGGPAVALRKTKQAINEATLTELEAAIEREREGQLTLLAAKDFVEGAKAFQQGRKPAFRDS; via the coding sequence ATGACCTACCGCAGCATCGATCAGCTCCCCGTACAGCTCGCCGACGGCGTGCTGTCGGTGACCTTGAATCGCCCCGACACGCTGAACTCGTTGACGGAGGACATGCTCAACGGCATCGCCGACACGCTCGAACAGGCCGCCACCGACGTGGACGTCCGCGTCGTGAAGTTGTCCGGCGCGGGCCGCGGTTTCAGCTCGGGCGCCAGCATCGGCGCCGATGACGTCTCCGAGACCGACACCGACGGTCCCCGCCGCGCCCTCGACGGCGCCAACCGCGCGGTGCGGGCCATCGTCGCACTGCCCAAACCGGTGGTCTCGGTGGTGCAGGGACCCGTTGCGGGCGTCGGGGTGTCGCTGGCCATCGCCTGTGACATCGTCCTAGCCTCGGAGAAGGCATTCTTCATGTTGGCCTTCACCAAGATCGGCCTGATGCCCGACGGCGGCGCCTCGGCGTTGGTGGCCGCGGCCGTCGGGCGGATCCGTGCGCAACGGATGGCGCTGCTCGCCGAGCGCATCACCGCCGCACAGGCCTACGACTGGGGCCTGGTGACCTCGGTGCACGCGCCCGAGGATCTCGACGACGCGGTGAACACCGTGATCGCAACACTTTCCGGCGGGCCCGCGGTGGCGCTGCGTAAGACCAAGCAGGCCATCAACGAGGCGACGCTCACCGAACTGGAGGCGGCGATCGAGCGCGAGCGGGAGGGTCAGTTGACCCTGCTCGCCGCCAAGGACTTCGTGGAGGGCGCCAAGGCCTTCCAGCAAGGTAGGAAACCCGCCTTCCGCGATAGTTAA
- a CDS encoding 3-hydroxyacyl-CoA dehydrogenase, with protein sequence MEIKDSVAVVTGGASGLGLATTKRLLDAGASVVVIDLKGEEAVAELGERAKFVAANVTDEDAVSKALDVAESMGPVRINVNCAGIGNAIKTLGKEGPFPLDGFRKVVEVNLIGTFNVLRLTAERIAKQEPLKNEERGVIINTASVAAFDGQIGQAAYSASKGGVVGMTLPIARDLSRSLIRVNTIAPGLFKTPLLGSLPEEAQKSLGQQVPHPARLGDPDEYGALAVHIVENPMLNGEVIRLDGAIRMAPR encoded by the coding sequence GTGGAAATCAAGGATTCGGTAGCGGTCGTCACCGGAGGGGCCTCGGGCCTGGGACTGGCCACCACCAAGCGGCTGCTCGACGCCGGTGCTTCGGTCGTCGTCATCGATCTCAAGGGGGAGGAGGCCGTCGCCGAGCTCGGTGAGCGCGCGAAGTTCGTCGCCGCCAACGTCACCGACGAGGACGCCGTCAGCAAGGCACTCGATGTGGCCGAGTCGATGGGGCCGGTGCGCATCAACGTCAACTGCGCCGGGATCGGCAACGCCATCAAGACCCTCGGCAAGGAGGGGCCGTTCCCGCTGGACGGTTTCCGCAAGGTCGTGGAGGTCAACCTGATCGGCACGTTCAACGTGCTGCGCCTGACCGCCGAGCGGATCGCCAAGCAAGAGCCGCTCAAGAACGAGGAGCGCGGCGTCATCATCAACACCGCCTCGGTCGCCGCGTTCGACGGCCAGATCGGCCAGGCCGCCTACTCGGCCTCCAAGGGTGGCGTCGTCGGCATGACCCTGCCGATCGCACGTGATCTGTCGCGCAGCCTGATCCGCGTCAACACCATCGCGCCGGGCCTGTTCAAGACCCCGCTGCTGGGTTCGCTGCCCGAAGAGGCGCAAAAGTCGCTCGGCCAGCAGGTGCCGCACCCCGCCCGCCTCGGCGATCCCGACGAGTACGGCGCCCTCGCCGTGCACATCGTGGAAAATCCGATGCTCAACGGTGAGGTCATCCGCCTCGACGGTGCCATCCGTATGGCTCCCCGGTAA
- a CDS encoding NAD-dependent deacylase, with protein MRVTLLSGAGMSAESGVPTFRDVETGLWANVDPYEISSSDGWQRHPERVWAWYLWRHYMMSAVEPNAGHLAVAAWEDYAEVHVVTQNVDNLHERAGSTRVHHVHGSLFEFRCDRCGTPFTGELPVMPAPVEVVQPPRCACGGLIRPNVVWFGEGLPDDAWDSSVEAVAKADVVIVVGTSSVVYPAAGLPEAAVANGIPVIEVNPQPTPLSAACTAVVRETSATALPTLLQRLPQLL; from the coding sequence GTGCGAGTGACGTTGCTGAGCGGGGCCGGCATGTCCGCCGAGAGCGGTGTGCCGACGTTTCGCGATGTCGAGACCGGTCTGTGGGCCAACGTGGATCCCTACGAGATTTCCAGCAGCGACGGCTGGCAGCGCCACCCGGAACGGGTGTGGGCGTGGTATCTGTGGCGGCACTACATGATGAGTGCCGTCGAGCCGAACGCCGGCCACCTGGCGGTCGCCGCCTGGGAGGACTACGCCGAAGTTCACGTGGTGACCCAGAACGTCGACAATCTGCACGAGCGCGCGGGCAGCACAAGGGTCCACCATGTGCACGGCAGCCTGTTCGAGTTCCGCTGCGATCGGTGCGGGACACCGTTCACCGGTGAGCTGCCCGTGATGCCCGCACCGGTGGAGGTCGTGCAACCGCCGCGGTGCGCGTGCGGCGGCCTGATCCGACCGAACGTGGTGTGGTTCGGCGAGGGGCTGCCCGATGATGCGTGGGACAGCTCGGTGGAGGCGGTCGCCAAGGCCGATGTGGTGATCGTGGTCGGCACATCGTCGGTGGTCTACCCGGCCGCGGGTCTCCCGGAGGCCGCGGTGGCCAACGGAATCCCGGTCATCGAGGTCAATCCGCAGCCGACTCCGCTCTCGGCCGCCTGCACCGCGGTGGTGCGGGAGACCTCGGCGACCGCGCTACCCACCCTGCTGCAGCGCCTGCCCCAGCTCCTCTGA